The following coding sequences are from one Pigmentibacter sp. JX0631 window:
- a CDS encoding carbonic anhydrase, whose amino-acid sequence MKNLMPGLRKFTENVFPEQKDLFETLSQGQKPHTLLITCSDSRIDPNLLTQTQPGELFVIRNAGNIIPPYGASGGGEEASIEFAIDGLKISNIVICGHSHCGAMAALMDKVDLDSLPSVKHWLRHAQTTKKRVLACSKNNDFNLMDVIEENILTQTDNLKTHPSVSCALRQNKIRLYGWVYQFETGEVMIYDHMQKSFVKSVAVKEEVLNEPSRFEL is encoded by the coding sequence ATGAAAAACCTGATGCCTGGATTAAGGAAATTTACCGAAAATGTATTCCCAGAACAAAAAGATCTTTTTGAAACTTTGTCGCAAGGGCAAAAACCACATACGTTGCTAATTACATGTTCAGATTCCAGAATTGATCCTAATTTATTGACACAAACCCAACCTGGAGAACTATTTGTAATACGCAATGCGGGAAATATTATACCTCCTTATGGAGCTTCAGGCGGAGGAGAAGAAGCCTCGATAGAATTTGCAATTGATGGCTTAAAGATTAGCAATATCGTAATTTGCGGACACTCTCACTGCGGCGCCATGGCAGCACTCATGGATAAAGTTGATTTAGATAGCCTTCCTTCTGTAAAACATTGGCTAAGACATGCACAAACAACCAAAAAAAGAGTATTAGCATGCAGCAAGAATAATGATTTTAATTTAATGGATGTAATTGAAGAAAATATATTGACTCAAACTGATAATCTAAAAACACATCCATCTGTATCATGCGCTCTAAGACAAAATAAAATTAGACTTTATGGTTGGGTATATCAATTTGAAACTGGTGAAGTAATGATATATGATCACATGCAGAAAAGTTTTGTAAAATCTGTCGCAGTAAAGGAAGAGGTTCTAAATGAACCAAGTCGATTTGAATTATGA